One part of the Bacillota bacterium genome encodes these proteins:
- the efp gene encoding elongation factor P, which translates to MISVNDLRTGLTIVVEGDIYSVVEFLHVKPGKGAAFVRTKLKNVKTGAVVERTFRAGEKVEQAHIETSEMQYLYQSGNTYVFMNTETYEQLELSAAVLGDAAKYLKENMEILVQFYQGAPIGVILPTAVELKVVRTEPGFKGDTATGGSKPAELETGLVVQVPLFIDEGEIVKVDTRTGEYISRA; encoded by the coding sequence GTGATATCTGTCAATGATCTGCGTACTGGGTTGACCATTGTGGTGGAAGGCGACATCTACAGTGTAGTGGAATTCTTACATGTGAAACCCGGCAAAGGGGCCGCCTTTGTACGTACTAAGCTTAAGAACGTGAAGACCGGTGCTGTGGTGGAGCGGACTTTCCGGGCCGGGGAAAAAGTGGAGCAGGCCCACATTGAAACCTCGGAGATGCAGTATCTTTATCAGAGTGGGAACACCTATGTCTTCATGAATACGGAGACCTACGAGCAGTTGGAGCTGAGTGCGGCGGTATTAGGGGACGCTGCCAAGTACCTCAAGGAAAACATGGAGATCCTTGTCCAGTTTTATCAAGGGGCGCCCATCGGAGTGATCCTACCCACCGCCGTGGAACTGAAAGTGGTGCGGACCGAGCCCGGCTTCAAGGGCGATACGGCCACGGGTGGCAGCAAACCTGCGGAGTTGGAAACGGGCTTGGTGGTTCAGGTTCCCCTCTTTATCGATGAGGGAGAAATTGTGAAAGTGGATACACGGACAGGCGAATACATCTCCAGAGCTTGA